One window of the Populus nigra chromosome 4, ddPopNigr1.1, whole genome shotgun sequence genome contains the following:
- the LOC133691746 gene encoding uncharacterized protein LOC133691746: MNIFNVSKQIGEHEDIREVDLIQTVCQEHFEREWIKDPLERTLIHDERFYFLECVDEEVRELETYLDPMPLMSIGQWTPSFEPLISPQVKAEASLVQPYKPERKPLPSDLKYAFLGEDESYPIVISSKLSIEQEQELLRVVRKHKKAIGWTITDLKEISPLLCTHRIYLEEEAKTVRQMQRRLNPNMKEVVRCEVLKLLDAGIIYPIANSKWVSPTQVVPKKSGLKSFKNYLPLGL, encoded by the exons atgaacatattcaatgtctccaaacaaattggtgaacatgaggacattagagaggtggatttgatccaaacagtttgtcaagaacactttgagagagaatggataaaggatccattggagagaactttaattcatgatgaaagattttattttttggaatgtgttgatgaggaagtaagagagctcgagacttatctagatccaatgcctcttatgtcaataggtcaatggaccccatcgtttgagcctttgatttcaccccaagtgaaagctgaggcatctcttgtccaaccttataaaccagaaaggaagcctttaccgagtgatcttaagtatgcatttctaggggaagatgaatcatatcctattgtgatttcatcaaaacttagcatagagcaggaacaagaacttttgagagtggtgagaaaacacaaaaaagcaattgggtggactattactgacttgaaagaaattagccctcttttatgtacacatagaatctatcttgaagaagaggctaaaactgtgaggcaaatgcaaagacgattgaacccaaacatgaaggaagtagtaagatgtgaagtgcttaagctacttgatgcaggtatcatttaccccattgcaaactcaaaatgggttagtccaacccaagttgtcccaaaaaaatctgg gttgaagtcattcaaaaattatctACCCCTaggactgtga
- the LOC133691173 gene encoding auxin-binding protein T85-like yields MRRMSGVLVLIFYILSLLLPLPTTTASSCCSIKGLPLVRNISELPQDNYGRGGLSHITLAGSAMHGLKEVEVWLQTFSPGSRTPIHRHSCEEIFVVLKGSGTLYLASSSHEKYPGKPQEYFVFANSTFHIPVNDVHQVWNTNEHEDLQMLVIISRPPVKVFIYEDWFMPHTAAKLKFPYYWDEQCLLEPPKDEL; encoded by the exons atgaggaggATGAGCGGTGTGCTTGTGctcattttttacattttaagttTGCTTCTTCCTCTCCCAACCACTACAGCTTCTTCCTGTTGTTCTATCAAag GGTTGCCACTTGTGAGGAATATCAGTGAGCTTCCACAGGATAACTATGGAAGGGGAGGTTTGTCTCATATCACTCTTGCTGGTTCTGCCATGCATGGATTGAAAGAG GTAGAGGTATGGCTTCAAACATTTTCTCCAGGCTCGCGCACTCCAATCCACAGGCATTCTTGTGAAGAAATATTTGTTGTCCTCAAGGGAAGTGGAACTCTCTATCTTGCATCAAGTTCACACGAGAAGTATCCTGGAAAGCCTCAAGAATATTTTGTGTTTGCCAATAGTACATTTCATATTCCTGTCAATGATGTTCACCAG GTCTGGAATACCAATGAACATGAGGATTTGCAAATGCTTGTCATAATATCTCGCCCACCAGTTAAAGT GTTCATTTATGAGGACTGGTTCATGCCACATACTGCAGCAAAGTTGAAGTTTCCCTATTACTGGGATGAGCAATGCCTCCTAGAACCTCCAAAAGATGAACTTTGA